The following proteins are encoded in a genomic region of Glycine max cultivar Williams 82 chromosome 18, Glycine_max_v4.0, whole genome shotgun sequence:
- the LOC100779523 gene encoding receptor-like protein kinase FERONIA, which produces MDTTGTHIASGAIFFLLLLCLSNLSIADVIYSPVELFSINCGSNSSLSTRDGRNWTADIKFLSENKDSVAAPALTPSILEGPYTDARFSHSQFTYSFPVSTGPKFLRLFFYSTSYQNFHRSKAYFSVKAGPYTLLQYFNASLNADADDDPDNFLFREYCINLRDGERLNISFIPSTEDSYAFINGIEIVSMPPFLYYTNPDDDLPQLVGLNMNPFPIENNYAMETKYRLRVGDQEIPASQDTGMLRSWDVDNKYVTTQNVLSLDIDSGIKLRFTKTPNYTAPDTVYRSLRNMGSNGTVNMGFNLTWQLPVDSGFTYLLRLHFCQLDPNISHPGDQSFFIYVQDQLVEKWAGILGWSDKQKGVPVVKQYVVLIPGNEQETLNLSLKMHPNPQSLAKDAQINAIELFKINDPTEIFFFFQHLLLSFIAILIKRRKNVAVNESSNKKEGTSRDNGSLSVPTGLCRHFSIKEMRTATNNFDEVFVVGVGGFGNVYKGHIDNGSTTVAIKRLKQGSRQGIREFKNEIEMLSQLRHPNIVSLIGYCYESNEMILVYEFMDCGNLRDHLYDTDNPSLSWKHRLQTCIGVARGLDYLHTGVKQVIIHRDVKSANILLDEKWEAKVSDFGLARIGGPMGISMMTTSVNTEVKGSIGYLDPEYYKRNILTEKSDVYSFGVMLLEVLSGRHPLLHWEEKQRMSLANWAKHCYEKGTLSEIVDSELKGQIKPQCLHKFSEVALSCLLEDGTQRPSMKDIVGMLDLVLQIQDSAVNYEDSSSHSTVPLSDCSENTGLSTTSDGDGSYGRMESFVLIPDDVFSETKNPKRR; this is translated from the exons ATGGACACAACTGGCACCCATATTGCTTCAGGGGCCATCTTCTTCCTTCTGTTGCTGTGCCTCTCTAATCTTTCCATAGCAGATGTTATTTATAGTCCCGTTGAACTCTTCAGCATCAACTGTGGCTCTAACAGTAGCTTGTCCACTCGCGATGGTCGCAATTGGACTGCAGACATCAAATTCCTCTCAGAAAACAAGGACTCAGTTGCTGCTCCTGCACTCACACCATCTATCCTAGAGGGTCCTTACACCGATGCTCGTTTCTCTCACTCCCAATTCACTTACTCCTTCCCTGTTTCCACAGGCCCAAAGTTTCTTCGCCTCTTCTTCTACTCAACTTCCTACCAAAACTTCCATCGCTCCAAAGCCTATTTCTCAGTCAAAGCAGGCCCATACACCCTCCTTCAATACTTCAATGCTTCCCTCAATGCTGATGCTGATGATGACCCGGACAACTTCTTATTCAGAGAGTATTGCATCAACCTCCGAGATGGTGAGAGGCTCAACATAAGCTTCATTCCAAGCACCGAAGATTCGTACGCTTTCATCAATGGAATAGAGATTGTTTCAATGCCCCCTTTTCTCTATTACACCAATCCTGATGACGACTTGCCTCAACTCGTTGGCCTCAATATGAACCCGTTCCCCATTGAAAACAACTATGCTATGGAGACAAAGTATCGGTTAAGAGTTGGAGACCAAGAAATCCCGGCCTCACAGGACACGGGTATGCTCAGGAGCTGGGATGTGGATAACAAATATGTAACAACTCAAAATGTACTATCTCTAGATATTGACTCTGGAATTAAGCTGAGATTCACAAAGACTCCTAACTACACGGCACCAGACACAGTGTACCGATCCCTAAGGAATATGGGAAGTAATGGCACCGTCAACATGGGGTTCAACCTCACATGGCAACTTCCCGTTGATTCAGGCTTCACCTACTTGCTAAGATTACACTTTTGCCAGCTTGACCCGAATATTAGCCATCCTGGTGACCAGAGCTTCTTCATCTACGTTCAGGATCAGTTGGTTGAAAAGTGGGCAGGCATTCTCGGTTGGAGCGATAAACAGAAGGGTGTCCCAGTGGTTAAACAGTATGTAGTTTTAATCCCAGGGAATGAGCAGGAAACGCTTAATCTTTCACTGAAAATGCATCCTAACCCTCAAAGCTTGGCCAAGGACGCTCAAATAAACGCAATTGAACTCTTCAAGATCAACGACCCAACAG aaatcttcttcttcttccaacacCTTTTGCTCTCCTTTATTGCCATCCTCATCAAACGCAGGAAGAATGTCGCCGTCAATGaaagttcaaataaaaaagaggGAACTTCTCGGGACAATGGCTCACTATCTGTACCAACGGGCCTCTGCCGCCACTTCTCAATCAAAGAAATGAGAACTGCCACCAACAACTTTGATGAAGTCTTCGTGGTTGGCGTGGGAGGCTTCGGCAATGTGTACAAAGGCCACATCGACAATGGTTCAACTACAGTCGCAATCAAAAGGCTCAAACAGGGTTCTCGGCAAGGTATTCGCGAGTTCAAGAACGAGATCGAAATGTTGTCTCAACTTCGTCATCCCAATATTGTTTCCCTCATCGGTTACTGTTACGAGAGCAATGAGATGATCCTGGTTTACGAATTCATGGATTGTGGAAACCTCCGTGATCATCTCTACGACACTGATAACCCGTCTCTGTCGTGGAAGCATAGGCTGCAGACATGCATAGGTGTTGCGCGAGGATTGGATTATCTGCATACAGGTGTGAAGCAGGTGATAATTCACCGTGACGTCAAGAGTGCAAATATCTTATTGGATGAGAAATGGGAGGCCAAGGTTTCAGATTTCGGGTTAGCCAGAATTGGGGGGCCGATGGGTATTTCGATGATGACCACCAGCGTGAACACTGAGGTGAAAGGTAGCATTGGATATTTGGATCCAGAGTATTACAAGCGTAACATTTTGACGGAGAAATCTGACGTGTACTCATTTGGGGTGATGCTGTTGGAGGTGTTATCTGGGAGGCACCCTTTGCTCCATTGGGAGGAGAAGCAACGAATGTCACTTGCTAATTGGGCAAAACATTGCTATGAGAAGGGAACTCTGAGTGAGATTGTGGATTCAGAACTCAAGGGTCAGATAAAACCTCAATGTTTGCACAAATTTAGTGAGGTGGCACTGAGCTGTTTGCTTGAGGATGGGACTCAACGACCTTCCATGAAAGACATCGTTGGGATGCTGGACTTGGTTCTTCAGATTCAGGATAGTGCTGTTAATTATGAAGATAGCAGTAGCCATAGTACTGTACCTCTTTCAGATTGTAGTGAGAACACTGGATTGAGCACGACAAGTGATGGAGATGGTAGCTATGGCAGGATGGAATCTTTTGTGTTGATACCGGATGATGTTTTCTCTGAGACTAAGAATCCAAAGCGACGGTGA